The Candidatus Atribacteria bacterium ADurb.Bin276 region ACCAATATCAATACCCGGTTTAGTCGTAGCAGCTGTTTTTTCATTCATCCTGGCATGGAATGAATTTTTATTCGCAGTAATTTTAACGACTTACCGGGCTCAAACTGTACCGGTCGTCATTTCTGGTTTTATTACCGATAGAGGATTGGAGTGGGGACAAATGACTGGTATGGGAGTTTTGGCCATAATTCCAGTTTTGATATTCGCCCTTATTATTCAAAAGAATTTTGTAAAAGGATTGGCATTTGGAGCAGTCAAAGAATAAAAAAGAAAAAAGGAGGGTATATTTATGAACTTTGATAGAAAAAAAATAAAGGATCTATACCGGAAAGAGCTTTTTGATAACGTTATTCCTTTCTGGTTGAAATACTCCTTAGATGAAGAGTTTGGTGGTTTTATTAGCCAACTTGATAGAGAGGGAACTCCTTATGGAAAAGATAAATCAGTTTGGGTGCAAGGTCGAGCTACCTGGTTATTTTCAAAACTCTACAATCATATTGAAAAAAACCCGGATTGGTTGTATGCGGCTCGCCTTGGTGCGGATTTTATAAAAAAATTTGCTTTTGATGAATCAGGCCGGGCGTTTTTCCGTTTAACTCAGGATGGAAAGCCCATCAATAAACCTTGGAGCATTTTTTCCGAAACATTTTTAATTATTGGTTTAGCTCATTATGCTAAAGCTTCCGGGGATGAGTTGTCATTAGAACAAGCAGTAAAAACCTATTGGAACCTCGTTTCATTACTTGATAATCCGGAAAAAATTGGATCGAATACTGTATACGAAAATTATCCGGTAAAAGGTCATGCTATTCCTATGATCATGGTAGCTACAACTCAGGAGCTTCGAGAGATAGTCCCGGATGATAGATACCAACCAGTGATGAAAAAATATCTGGGCGAAATACTTTGGGTTCACGCTCGTGATGATGTCCAAGCCTTACTTGAAAATGTTAATTCAGATGGATCAATGATTCCTGGACCAGAAGGACGTTGTGTCAATCCTGGTCATGCGATTGAATCAGCTTGGTTTTGCTTGCGGGAAGGACAAAAGCTTGAAGATAAAAATATTATTAAAAGAGCCTTAGAAATATTAGATTGGTCGCTTCGATTAGGTTGGGATGAAGAATACGGTGGTCTTTTCTATTTTGTCGATTTAGCTAATAGACCCCTTGACCAGCTTGAGTGGGACATGAAGCTTTGGTGGCCACACACCGAGGCTCTCTATGCCTTGCTATTAGCATATGAACTAACAGGAGACGAGAAGTACGCCCAATGGTTTATTAAAATTCATGAGTGGAGCTTCGCTCATTTTCCGGATAAAGAATACGGTGAATGGTATGGCTATCTTCATCGAGACGGTTCGATTTCGCACACATTAAAAGGGAATTTATGGAAAGGACCTTTCCATCTTCCTCGAGCTCTTTTATATAGTTATTTGGTTTTGTAAGAAGTAAGGTTTTTGCGATATTATTTTAAGACCAATCCTTTACGAAAGAATGTTTATTAACGTAGGGTCGCAATTCGTTGCGCCCCTTAGTATATTTATTTCTTCTTTTATCTCTTTGATGGGAGAGTTTAG contains the following coding sequences:
- the ce gene encoding Cellobiose 2-epimerase, producing the protein MNFDRKKIKDLYRKELFDNVIPFWLKYSLDEEFGGFISQLDREGTPYGKDKSVWVQGRATWLFSKLYNHIEKNPDWLYAARLGADFIKKFAFDESGRAFFRLTQDGKPINKPWSIFSETFLIIGLAHYAKASGDELSLEQAVKTYWNLVSLLDNPEKIGSNTVYENYPVKGHAIPMIMVATTQELREIVPDDRYQPVMKKYLGEILWVHARDDVQALLENVNSDGSMIPGPEGRCVNPGHAIESAWFCLREGQKLEDKNIIKRALEILDWSLRLGWDEEYGGLFYFVDLANRPLDQLEWDMKLWWPHTEALYALLLAYELTGDEKYAQWFIKIHEWSFAHFPDKEYGEWYGYLHRDGSISHTLKGNLWKGPFHLPRALLYSYLVL